One window of Pseudomonas sp. FP198 genomic DNA carries:
- a CDS encoding cold-shock protein: MSNRQTGTVKWFNDEKGFGFITPQSGDDLFVHFKAIQSDGFKSLKEGQQVSFIATRGQKGMQAEEVQVI, translated from the coding sequence ATGTCTAATCGCCAAACCGGTACCGTTAAGTGGTTCAACGATGAAAAAGGCTTCGGCTTCATCACCCCACAATCCGGTGACGACCTGTTTGTTCACTTCAAAGCTATCCAATCCGACGGCTTCAAAAGCCTGAAAGAAGGCCAACAGGTTTCTTTCATCGCTACCCGCGGTCAGAAAGGCATGCAAGCTGAAGAAGTTCAAGTTATCTAA
- the dcd gene encoding dCTP deaminase encodes MSIKSDKWIRRMAQEHGMIEPFVERQMRGEGAERLISFGVSSYGYDVRCADEFKVFTNINSATVDPKNFDEKSFVDVKSDVCIIPPNSFALARTVEYFRIPRNVLTICLGKSTYARCGIIVNVTPLEPEWEGHVTLEFSNTTTLPAKIYANEGVAQMLFLESDEECEVSYKDRGGKYQGQRGVTLPRT; translated from the coding sequence ATGAGCATCAAATCGGACAAGTGGATTCGCCGCATGGCGCAAGAGCACGGCATGATCGAGCCCTTCGTAGAGCGCCAGATGCGTGGCGAAGGCGCCGAGCGGCTGATTTCCTTCGGCGTTTCCAGCTACGGCTACGACGTGCGCTGCGCCGACGAATTCAAGGTGTTCACCAACATCAACTCGGCCACCGTCGACCCGAAGAATTTCGATGAGAAGAGCTTCGTCGACGTCAAAAGCGACGTTTGCATCATTCCGCCGAACTCTTTCGCCCTGGCCCGCACCGTCGAGTACTTCCGCATCCCGCGCAACGTGCTGACCATCTGCCTGGGTAAAAGCACCTACGCCCGCTGCGGCATCATCGTCAACGTGACACCCCTGGAACCTGAATGGGAAGGCCACGTGACCCTGGAGTTCTCCAACACCACGACCCTGCCGGCGAAGATCTACGCCAACGAGGGCGTGGCGCAGATGTTGTTCCTTGAGTCCGATGAGGAATGTGAAGTTTCTTACAAGGACCGTGGCGGTAAATACCAGGGCCAGCGCGGTGTGACACTGCCGCGTACCTGA
- the pdeM gene encoding ligase-associated DNA damage response endonuclease PdeM, whose amino-acid sequence MPAPYPVNLAGEELWLLPQKALYWPAQETLMVADVHFGKAAAYRSLGQPVPHGTTANNIAMLDGLLASLPCRLLIFLGDFLHGPGSHAPGTLKALADWRERHRKLAITLIRGNHDKRAGDPPAALNIRVVPEPLLLGPFAVQHEPTPHPSRHVLAGHVHPVYHLSGKGRQRLRLPCFRLGSEISLLPAFGAFTGGYRVDQDNDCKIFVVGDNEIWPVS is encoded by the coding sequence ATGCCCGCGCCGTATCCCGTCAACCTCGCGGGCGAAGAGCTCTGGCTGTTGCCGCAAAAAGCCCTGTACTGGCCGGCCCAGGAAACCCTGATGGTGGCCGATGTGCATTTCGGCAAGGCCGCGGCCTACCGCAGCCTCGGCCAACCGGTACCCCACGGCACCACGGCGAACAACATCGCCATGCTTGACGGGTTGCTGGCGAGCCTGCCGTGCCGACTGCTGATATTCCTCGGGGACTTCCTGCATGGGCCCGGCTCTCATGCCCCAGGCACTTTGAAGGCCCTTGCCGACTGGCGTGAACGGCATCGCAAACTTGCCATCACGCTGATCCGCGGCAATCACGACAAACGCGCCGGCGATCCGCCAGCGGCACTCAATATCCGCGTCGTCCCCGAGCCATTGCTGTTGGGCCCTTTCGCCGTGCAACACGAGCCTACCCCGCATCCAAGTCGACACGTGCTCGCCGGGCATGTGCACCCGGTCTACCACCTGAGCGGTAAAGGCCGGCAACGCCTGCGCCTGCCGTGCTTCCGCCTCGGTAGCGAGATCAGCCTGCTACCGGCCTTCGGCGCCTTCACGGGAGGCTATCGGGTCGATCAGGACAACGACTGCAAGATCTTCGTAGTGGGCGACAACGAAATATGGCCCGTCAGTTGA
- a CDS encoding ligase-associated DNA damage response DEXH box helicase, whose translation MGTSSNFAKQWFDARGWKPFAFQKQVWAAVKRGESGLLHANTGAGKTYAVWFAALNRFARSVPPPDKPRKRKPPSEPLTVLWITPMRALAADTGKALEAPLDPLQIPWSVGLRTGDTSASERARQGRRLPTALITTPESLTLMLARADAQTAVSTLRMVVVDEWHELLGNKRGVQLQLALARLRYWHPGLIVWGVSATLGNQAHAEQVLIPQGGGISVQGADAKALQVDTLLPPTLERFPWAGHIGLKMLPQVVAEIDTSSSCLVFTNTRAQAEIWYQAILEARPDWAGLIALHYSSLSRDTRDWVERALKEGQLKAVVCTSSLDLGVDFLPVERVLQIGSAKGVARLMQRAGRSGHAPGRTSRITLVPTHSLELIEAAAAQDAVAQRRIEPRESPHKPLDVLVQHLVSMALGGGFVPEELFDEVRGAWAYRDLNPAEWAWALAFVRHGGLSLTAYPDYRRVEPDEHGIWRVPDARLARRHGMSIGTIVSDASLQLKFWSKGGGGKTLGSVEEGFIARLRPGDGFLFAGRLLELVRVEDMTAYVRRSQAKKAAVPRWNGGRMPLSSELAAAVVARLSEAAQGRFDGPEMQAVLPLLSTQLRWSGLPTQGTLLAEALKSREGWHLFLYPFAGRQVHLGLASLLAWRVSQRQPVTFSIAVNDYGLELLSATELDWSTHLNPALLRTDGLLADVLASLNAGELALRRFREIARIAGLVFAGYPGAPKSTRQVQASSGLFYQVFKQYDADNLLLAQAGEEVLREELDIRRLEQTLERLDTLTLDLHLIKRPTPLGFPLLVERFRESMSSEKLADRIRRMVSELEKTADRGSA comes from the coding sequence ATGGGGACATCCAGCAACTTCGCGAAACAGTGGTTCGATGCCCGCGGCTGGAAGCCGTTCGCCTTTCAAAAGCAGGTATGGGCTGCGGTCAAGCGCGGCGAGTCAGGGTTGCTGCATGCCAATACCGGCGCCGGCAAGACCTACGCCGTCTGGTTTGCCGCCCTCAACCGTTTCGCCCGCAGCGTGCCGCCACCGGACAAGCCTCGTAAACGCAAACCGCCGAGCGAACCGCTGACCGTCTTGTGGATAACGCCGATGCGCGCGCTGGCCGCCGACACCGGCAAGGCTCTCGAAGCGCCCCTCGATCCGCTGCAGATTCCCTGGAGCGTAGGCCTGCGCACCGGTGACACCAGCGCCAGCGAACGCGCCCGACAAGGCCGGCGCTTGCCCACGGCGCTGATCACCACGCCCGAAAGCCTGACGCTGATGCTCGCCCGCGCTGATGCGCAAACGGCCGTGTCGACCCTGCGCATGGTCGTGGTGGACGAGTGGCACGAATTGCTCGGCAACAAGCGCGGCGTGCAATTGCAGCTGGCCCTGGCTCGCTTGCGCTACTGGCACCCCGGGCTGATTGTCTGGGGCGTATCCGCGACCCTGGGTAACCAGGCCCACGCCGAGCAGGTATTGATCCCACAAGGCGGCGGAATAAGTGTGCAGGGCGCCGATGCCAAGGCGTTGCAGGTCGATACGCTGTTGCCGCCAACCCTCGAACGTTTTCCGTGGGCGGGGCATATCGGCCTGAAAATGTTGCCCCAGGTGGTTGCTGAAATCGACACCAGCAGCAGTTGCCTGGTCTTTACCAATACACGCGCGCAAGCGGAAATCTGGTACCAGGCCATTCTGGAAGCGCGCCCGGATTGGGCCGGACTGATCGCGTTGCACTATAGCTCGTTATCCCGCGACACCCGCGACTGGGTGGAGCGGGCGTTGAAGGAGGGCCAGCTCAAGGCAGTCGTGTGTACGTCCAGCCTCGACCTCGGGGTGGATTTTCTGCCCGTGGAGCGCGTGTTGCAGATCGGTTCCGCGAAGGGCGTCGCTCGCTTGATGCAACGCGCCGGACGCTCCGGCCATGCACCGGGGCGGACCTCGCGTATAACCCTGGTGCCGACCCATAGCCTGGAGCTGATCGAGGCCGCCGCCGCCCAGGATGCCGTGGCACAGCGGCGAATCGAGCCGCGTGAATCGCCCCACAAACCCTTGGATGTACTGGTCCAGCATCTGGTCAGCATGGCCTTGGGTGGTGGTTTTGTGCCCGAGGAGCTGTTCGATGAGGTGCGCGGGGCCTGGGCCTACCGCGACCTGAACCCGGCCGAGTGGGCCTGGGCGCTGGCGTTCGTGCGCCACGGCGGCCTGTCGCTGACCGCCTACCCTGATTACCGACGGGTCGAACCGGACGAACACGGGATCTGGCGCGTGCCTGACGCGCGTCTGGCCCGGCGCCACGGCATGAGCATTGGCACCATCGTCAGTGACGCCAGCCTGCAATTGAAATTCTGGAGCAAGGGCGGCGGCGGCAAGACCCTGGGCAGCGTGGAAGAAGGATTCATCGCACGCTTGCGCCCCGGCGATGGATTCCTGTTCGCCGGGCGATTGCTCGAGTTGGTCCGGGTCGAGGACATGACAGCTTACGTACGCCGCAGCCAGGCGAAAAAAGCCGCCGTGCCGCGCTGGAATGGCGGACGCATGCCGCTTTCCAGCGAGCTCGCTGCTGCGGTCGTCGCGCGCTTGAGCGAAGCCGCCCAGGGCCGTTTCGACGGACCGGAAATGCAAGCCGTACTGCCGCTGCTGTCAACGCAGCTGCGTTGGTCCGGCCTGCCGACGCAGGGAACGCTGCTAGCCGAAGCGCTCAAATCCCGGGAGGGTTGGCACCTGTTCCTGTATCCGTTCGCCGGGCGCCAGGTACATCTGGGCCTGGCCAGCCTGTTGGCCTGGCGCGTCAGCCAGCGCCAACCGGTGACGTTCTCGATTGCGGTCAATGACTACGGCCTGGAATTGCTCAGTGCCACCGAGCTGGATTGGTCAACGCACCTGAACCCGGCGCTGTTGCGCACCGATGGCTTGCTGGCCGACGTTCTCGCCAGCCTGAACGCCGGAGAACTGGCCCTGCGCCGCTTCCGCGAAATCGCCCGGATCGCCGGGCTGGTGTTCGCCGGCTACCCCGGCGCCCCCAAGAGCACCCGCCAAGTGCAGGCTTCCAGCGGGTTGTTCTATCAAGTGTTCAAGCAATATGACGCCGATAACCTGCTGCTGGCCCAGGCCGGCGAGGAAGTCCTGCGCGAAGAATTGGATATACGCCGACTGGAGCAGACCTTGGAACGCCTCGATACCTTGACACTCGACCTGCACCTGATCAAACGCCCTACTCCGCTGGGCTTCCCCTTGCTGGTGGAGCGATTCCGCGAAAGCATGAGTTCGGAAAAGCTCGCCGATCGCATCCGGCGCATGGTCAGCGAACTGGAAAAAACCGCTGATCGAGGAAGCGCCTGA
- a CDS encoding ABC transporter ATP-binding protein: MYKLTIEGLHKSYGQHEVLKGVSLKARTGDVISLIGASGSGKSTFLRCINFLEQPNDGAMSLDGQSIQMIKDHHGMRVADADELQRIRTRLAMVFQHFNLWSHMTVLENITMAPRRVLGVSKQEAEDRARRYLDKVGLPARVAEQYPAFLSGGQQQRVAIARALAMEPEVMLFDEPTSALDPELVGEVLKVIQGLAEEGRTMIMVTHEMSFARKVSNQVLFLHQGLVEEEGAPEDVLGSPKSERLKQFLSGNLK, encoded by the coding sequence ATGTACAAACTGACCATCGAAGGCCTGCACAAAAGCTATGGCCAGCATGAGGTGCTCAAAGGGGTCTCGCTCAAGGCCAGGACCGGCGACGTGATCAGCCTGATCGGCGCGAGCGGCTCGGGCAAAAGCACCTTCCTGCGCTGCATCAATTTCCTTGAACAACCCAACGACGGCGCCATGAGCCTGGACGGCCAATCGATCCAGATGATCAAGGATCACCACGGCATGCGCGTGGCCGACGCCGACGAGCTGCAACGCATCCGCACGCGCCTGGCCATGGTGTTCCAGCACTTCAACCTGTGGAGCCACATGACCGTGCTGGAAAACATCACGATGGCGCCGCGCCGGGTGCTGGGCGTCAGCAAGCAGGAAGCCGAGGATCGCGCCCGCCGTTATCTCGACAAGGTCGGCCTGCCGGCACGTGTCGCCGAGCAATACCCGGCGTTCCTGTCCGGTGGCCAGCAACAACGCGTCGCGATTGCCCGCGCCTTGGCCATGGAGCCTGAGGTGATGCTGTTCGACGAACCGACCTCGGCCCTGGACCCGGAACTGGTGGGAGAAGTCTTGAAGGTCATCCAGGGGTTGGCCGAAGAAGGCCGGACCATGATCATGGTGACCCACGAGATGAGCTTCGCCCGCAAGGTATCCAATCAGGTGCTGTTTCTGCACCAGGGCCTGGTGGAAGAAGAAGGCGCGCCGGAAGACGTGCTGGGCAGCCCGAAGAGCGAACGTCTCAAGCAGTTTCTCAGTGGCAATCTGAAATAG
- a CDS encoding succinylglutamate desuccinylase/aspartoacylase family protein, whose translation MRHQIHDLLAPLPGTARKIHSFHFGPEKAVGKIYIQSSLHADELPGMLVAWHLKQRLAELEAPGHLRHEIVLVPVANPIGLEQVLMDVPLGRYELESGQNFNRRFVDLSEEIGNEIEGLLTDDPQHNLMLIRTSLRDALSRQTASTQLQSQRLVLQRLACDADMVLDLHCDFEAVAHLYTTPEAWPRVEPLARYIGAEASLLATDSGGQSFDECFTLLWWQLKERFGERFEIPLGSFSVTVELRGQGDVNHGLASLDCQALIEYLIHFGAIDGEPVPLPDLPYPATPLAGVEPVATPVGGLLVYSALPGEYLEAGQLIAEIIDPVNDTVTPVHCRNAGLLYARSLRRMATAGMVIAHVAGTEAYRSGYLLSP comes from the coding sequence ATGCGCCACCAGATTCATGACCTGCTGGCCCCACTGCCGGGGACCGCACGCAAGATCCACAGCTTCCACTTCGGCCCGGAAAAAGCCGTCGGCAAAATCTATATCCAGTCGTCCCTGCATGCCGATGAATTGCCCGGCATGCTGGTCGCCTGGCACCTCAAGCAGCGCCTGGCCGAACTCGAGGCTCCGGGCCACCTGCGGCACGAAATCGTGCTGGTGCCGGTCGCCAACCCGATCGGCCTTGAGCAGGTCCTGATGGACGTGCCCCTGGGCCGTTACGAATTGGAGAGCGGGCAGAATTTCAACCGCCGGTTCGTCGACCTGAGCGAAGAGATCGGCAACGAAATCGAAGGCCTGCTGACCGACGACCCGCAGCACAACCTGATGCTGATCCGCACCAGCCTGCGCGACGCCCTCAGTCGGCAGACCGCCAGCACCCAACTGCAATCCCAGCGGCTGGTCCTGCAACGCCTGGCCTGTGATGCCGACATGGTGCTTGACCTGCATTGCGATTTCGAAGCCGTCGCCCATCTCTACACCACGCCCGAGGCCTGGCCGCGGGTCGAGCCGCTGGCGCGCTACATCGGCGCCGAGGCCAGCCTGCTGGCGACCGACTCGGGTGGCCAATCGTTCGATGAGTGCTTCACGCTGCTCTGGTGGCAGCTCAAGGAGCGTTTCGGTGAGCGTTTCGAAATTCCCCTGGGCAGTTTTTCGGTAACCGTCGAATTGCGCGGCCAGGGTGACGTCAACCATGGCCTGGCGAGTCTCGACTGCCAGGCCCTGATCGAATACCTGATCCACTTCGGCGCCATCGACGGTGAGCCGGTGCCGTTGCCCGACCTGCCCTACCCGGCCACGCCGCTGGCCGGCGTCGAACCGGTGGCGACACCGGTCGGCGGCCTGCTGGTGTACAGCGCCCTGCCCGGTGAATACCTGGAGGCGGGACAGTTGATCGCCGAAATCATCGACCCGGTCAACGACACCGTCACCCCCGTTCATTGCCGTAATGCCGGGCTGCTGTACGCCCGCTCGCTGCGTCGCATGGCCACCGCCGGCATGGTCATCGCCCACGTCGCCGGGACCGAAGCCTACCGCAGCGGCTACCTACTTTCGCCTTGA
- a CDS encoding ABC transporter permease, with amino-acid sequence MIELLQEYWRPFLYSDGVHITGLAMTLWLLSASLLIGFVVSIPLSIARVSPRFYVRWPVQFYTYLFRGTPLYIQLLICYTGIYSIEAVRAQPVLDSFFRDAMNCTILAFALNTCAYTTEIFAGAIRSMNHGEVEAAKAYGLTGWKLYTYVIMPSALRRSLPYYSNEVILMLHSTTVAFTATVPDVLKVARDANSATFLTFQSFGIAALIYLTVTFALVGLFRLAERRWLAFLGPTH; translated from the coding sequence ATGATCGAACTCCTGCAGGAATACTGGCGACCGTTTCTCTACAGCGACGGCGTCCACATCACCGGCCTGGCGATGACCCTGTGGCTGCTCAGTGCTTCGTTGCTGATCGGCTTCGTAGTGTCGATTCCGCTGTCCATCGCCCGGGTTTCACCCAGGTTCTACGTCCGCTGGCCCGTGCAGTTCTATACCTATCTGTTCCGTGGCACGCCGCTCTATATCCAATTGCTGATCTGCTACACCGGCATCTACAGCATCGAGGCGGTGCGCGCCCAACCCGTGCTCGACAGTTTCTTTCGCGACGCGATGAACTGCACGATCCTGGCGTTCGCATTGAACACCTGCGCCTACACCACGGAGATCTTTGCCGGGGCGATTCGCAGCATGAACCACGGCGAAGTCGAAGCGGCCAAGGCTTACGGATTGACCGGCTGGAAGCTCTACACGTACGTGATCATGCCGTCGGCGCTGCGTCGTTCGCTGCCGTACTACAGCAACGAAGTGATATTGATGCTGCACTCGACGACCGTGGCGTTCACCGCTACCGTTCCAGACGTGTTGAAAGTCGCCCGGGATGCCAACTCGGCCACTTTCCTGACGTTCCAGTCGTTCGGGATCGCCGCGTTGATCTACCTGACCGTCACGTTTGCACTGGTGGGCCTCTTCCGTCTCGCCGAACGCCGCTGGCTGGCCTTTCTCGGGCCGACCCACTAA
- a CDS encoding ABC transporter permease: MFEQFLQSLGLSAFSLQGFGPLLMQGTWMTIKLSALSLLLSVLLGLLGASAKLSSVKLLRIPAQLYTTLIRGVPDLVLMLLIFYSLQTWLTSFTDFMEWEYIEINPFGAGVITLGFIYGAYFTETFRGAILAVPRGQVEAATAYGLKRGQRFRYVVFPQMMRFALPGIGNNWMVMLKATALVSIIGLADLVKAAQDAGKSTYQLFYFLVLAALIYLLITSASNAILRWLERRYAAGAREAVR; the protein is encoded by the coding sequence ATGTTCGAACAATTCCTACAAAGTCTGGGGCTCTCGGCCTTCAGCCTGCAGGGCTTTGGCCCGCTGCTGATGCAAGGCACCTGGATGACCATCAAGCTGTCGGCCCTGTCCTTGCTGCTTAGCGTCCTGCTCGGGCTGCTCGGCGCCAGCGCCAAATTGTCCAGCGTCAAACTGCTGCGTATTCCGGCCCAGCTCTACACCACGCTGATTCGCGGCGTGCCCGACCTGGTGCTGATGCTGCTGATCTTCTACAGCCTGCAAACCTGGCTGACGTCTTTTACCGATTTCATGGAATGGGAATACATCGAGATCAACCCGTTCGGCGCCGGGGTCATCACCCTGGGCTTCATTTACGGTGCGTACTTCACCGAAACCTTTCGCGGCGCGATCCTCGCGGTGCCTCGCGGGCAGGTCGAAGCGGCCACGGCCTACGGTCTCAAGCGTGGCCAGCGTTTCCGCTATGTCGTGTTCCCGCAAATGATGCGCTTTGCCCTGCCGGGCATCGGCAACAACTGGATGGTCATGCTCAAGGCCACCGCCCTGGTGTCGATCATCGGCCTGGCCGACCTGGTCAAGGCCGCCCAGGATGCGGGCAAGAGCACCTACCAGCTGTTTTATTTCCTGGTGCTGGCGGCGCTCATCTATCTGCTGATCACTAGTGCATCCAACGCTATCCTGCGCTGGCTTGAACGCCGCTACGCCGCCGGAGCCCGGGAGGCCGTGCGATGA
- a CDS encoding transporter substrate-binding domain-containing protein: protein MKKALLTLSALALCMAAGVATAKEYKELRFGVDPSYAPFESKAADGSLVGFDIDLGNAICEELKVKCKWVESDFDGMIPGLKANKFDGVISSMTVTPAREKAIDFSSELFSGPTAYVFKKGSGLSADVASLKGKTVGYEQGTIQEAYAKAVLDKAGVKTQAYQNQDQVYADLTSGRLDAAIQDMLQAELGFLKSPKGEGYEVSQPVDSELLPSKTAIGIKKGNKELKALLDKGIKALHDDGKYAEIQKKHFGDLNLYSGK, encoded by the coding sequence ATGAAAAAAGCACTGCTGACCCTTTCTGCACTGGCGTTGTGCATGGCCGCCGGCGTCGCCACGGCCAAGGAATACAAGGAACTGCGTTTTGGTGTCGACCCGTCCTACGCCCCGTTCGAATCCAAAGCCGCCGATGGCAGCCTGGTGGGTTTCGACATCGACCTGGGCAATGCGATCTGCGAAGAACTGAAGGTCAAATGCAAATGGGTCGAAAGCGATTTCGACGGCATGATCCCCGGCCTCAAGGCCAACAAATTCGACGGCGTGATCTCGTCCATGACGGTGACCCCGGCCCGTGAAAAGGCTATCGACTTCTCCAGCGAGTTGTTCTCCGGCCCAACGGCCTATGTATTCAAGAAGGGCTCGGGCCTGAGCGCAGACGTTGCCTCGCTCAAGGGCAAGACCGTCGGCTACGAGCAAGGCACCATCCAGGAAGCCTACGCCAAGGCCGTGCTGGACAAGGCCGGCGTCAAGACCCAGGCCTACCAGAACCAGGACCAGGTCTATGCCGACCTGACCTCGGGCCGCCTCGATGCCGCGATCCAGGACATGCTCCAGGCCGAACTGGGCTTCCTGAAATCGCCAAAAGGCGAAGGCTATGAAGTCAGCCAGCCGGTGGACAGCGAACTGCTGCCCTCCAAGACCGCCATCGGTATCAAAAAGGGTAACAAAGAGCTGAAGGCGCTTTTGGATAAAGGTATCAAAGCGTTACACGACGACGGCAAATACGCCGAGATCCAGAAAAAACACTTTGGCGATCTGAATCTGTACAGCGGCAAATAA
- a CDS encoding ATP-dependent DNA ligase produces MKTFAELYAELDATTSSNAKLAAMQDYFSKAPPKDAAWAVYFLSGGRPRQLVPVKILRELAVQVSGLSLWLFEESYQAVGDLAETISLVLPESPHSSDEGLAVWIEEKLLPLRGETPEVLTQRLPALWAELDRSSLMLCIKLITGSFRVGVSKLLVTRALAMMAGLDSKRVAQRLVGYTDLSHRPTAASYLKLIAGESADEHAQRGGQPYPFFLAHALSQPVEQFDTLLGPASDWQVEWKWDGIRAQVIKRDGHLWVWSRGEDLVTERFPELHCLAQALPDGTVIDGEIVVWKAPQAVTEDAFDPEAPLQPAVQTFALLQQRIGRKTLSKKVLEDAPVAVMAYDLLEWQGEDWRSRPQAERREQLEALVARCHSPVLLPSPIVTGHDWLDLARQREASRSLGVEGMMLKARNALYGVGRTKDMGVWWKWKIDPFSVDAVLIYAQRGHGRRASLYSDYTFAVWDNPPGSRERTLVPFAKAYSGLTDAEMRQVDSIVRKTTVEKFGPVSSVTPTLVFELGFEGIALSKRHKSGIAVRFPRMLRWRQDKTVEEADTLATLQDLLK; encoded by the coding sequence ATGAAAACCTTTGCCGAGCTGTACGCCGAACTCGACGCCACCACCTCAAGCAACGCCAAGCTCGCGGCCATGCAGGATTATTTCAGCAAGGCGCCACCCAAGGACGCCGCCTGGGCGGTGTATTTTCTCTCGGGCGGGCGTCCCAGGCAGTTGGTACCGGTGAAAATCCTCCGGGAGCTGGCGGTCCAGGTGTCCGGCCTGTCTCTTTGGCTGTTCGAAGAAAGTTACCAGGCCGTGGGCGACCTGGCCGAAACCATTTCGCTGGTACTGCCCGAATCGCCCCACAGTTCCGATGAAGGCCTGGCGGTGTGGATCGAGGAAAAACTCCTGCCATTGCGCGGTGAGACGCCAGAGGTACTGACGCAGCGGCTTCCGGCACTGTGGGCAGAACTTGACCGATCCAGCCTGATGCTCTGCATCAAGCTCATCACCGGCAGTTTCCGCGTCGGGGTGTCCAAGCTGTTGGTCACCCGGGCGCTGGCTATGATGGCCGGTCTCGACAGCAAACGGGTGGCCCAACGGCTGGTGGGCTACACCGATCTGTCCCATCGCCCGACCGCGGCCAGTTACCTCAAGCTGATCGCCGGCGAATCCGCCGATGAACACGCCCAACGCGGCGGCCAGCCTTATCCGTTTTTCCTGGCCCATGCCTTGTCGCAACCGGTTGAGCAATTCGACACCTTGTTGGGGCCGGCCAGCGACTGGCAGGTGGAGTGGAAATGGGACGGAATCCGCGCCCAGGTGATCAAGCGCGACGGCCATTTGTGGGTCTGGTCCCGTGGCGAGGACCTGGTGACTGAGCGCTTTCCTGAATTGCATTGCCTGGCGCAGGCGTTGCCCGACGGCACGGTGATCGATGGCGAAATCGTGGTCTGGAAAGCCCCGCAGGCGGTCACCGAGGATGCCTTTGATCCGGAGGCGCCGCTGCAGCCGGCGGTACAAACCTTCGCCCTGTTGCAACAGCGCATCGGTCGCAAGACCCTGAGCAAGAAGGTGCTGGAAGACGCCCCCGTGGCGGTGATGGCCTACGACCTGTTGGAATGGCAGGGCGAGGACTGGCGCAGCCGGCCCCAGGCCGAGCGTCGCGAGCAACTGGAAGCCCTGGTTGCCCGCTGCCACAGTCCGGTGCTGTTGCCGTCGCCCATCGTCACCGGCCACGATTGGCTCGACCTCGCCCGCCAGCGCGAAGCGTCCCGCAGTCTCGGCGTCGAAGGCATGATGCTCAAGGCGCGCAACGCGCTGTACGGCGTTGGCCGGACCAAGGACATGGGCGTGTGGTGGAAATGGAAGATCGACCCGTTCAGTGTCGACGCGGTGCTGATCTATGCCCAGCGCGGCCATGGCCGGCGCGCCAGCCTCTACAGCGACTACACCTTCGCCGTGTGGGACAACCCGCCCGGCAGCCGCGAACGCACGCTGGTGCCTTTCGCCAAGGCCTATTCAGGGCTGACCGATGCAGAGATGCGCCAGGTCGACAGCATCGTGCGCAAGACCACGGTGGAAAAGTTCGGCCCGGTGAGCAGCGTCACGCCGACCCTGGTTTTCGAACTGGGCTTCGAAGGCATCGCCTTGTCCAAGCGCCACAAGAGCGGGATCGCGGTACGTTTTCCACGGATGCTGCGCTGGCGCCAGGACAAGACCGTCGAAGAGGCGGACACGCTGGCGACGCTTCAGGATCTTCTGAAATAA